The Nostoc sp. 'Lobaria pulmonaria (5183) cyanobiont' DNA window GCTTTAGAAGAAGGGTTACTTTTAACTACTGGTGATATTTATAAATTCTTTCAACACAGTGGACAGGATTCTGATTCAAAGCCTTTCAATTCCAATTTCCAAGTCCCCACCTATAAATTTTTACATGATCGCGTCCAACAAGCTGCTTATTCTTTGATTACAGAAAATCAGAAACAGACTACTCACTTAAAACTGGGTCAGTTACTGTTAAATAACATTTCTGCAAGCGAGCAAGAAGAGAAAATCTTTCAAATTGTTAGTCAATTGAACCTGGGGTTGAGGTTAATTACTCAACAAACTGAACGAGATCAACTAGCTCAGTTAAATCTGTTAGCTGGACGGAAAGCTATGGCTGCTACTGCCTACACTGCTGCGATTGAGTATCTAACGCTAGGAATGGAACTGCTAACAGCAGATAGGTGGCAAAGTCAGTACGATCTCACCCTGGCGCTGTCTGAAGATGCAGCAAAAGCAGAATACTTAAACACCAACTTTGAACAGGCTATCAAACTAACAGACCTGATCTTACAGCAAACGACGCAGATGTTGGACACAATTAAAGCTTATGAACTGAAAGTTCAAATTTATATTGCCCAAGATCAGCAAGTTAAAGCTATTGAAACAGGATTAAAAGCACTGGAACAGTTAAGAATTTCGTTGATCTCACCTGATGTAGAACAGCAGAAACTACCAACTTTAGCAAACTTAGCCAATATTCCAGAAATGACTAATCTGGAATCTCTGGCTGCACTGCGGTTGCTGATTAGCATTACACCTCCTGTTCATCATGTCAAACCGGATATGTTTCCGTTAGTAGCACTGACAATGCTCCATCTTTGTCTTGAACAGGGACATTCATCCTTGGCTGCTTTTGCCTATGGAAGTTATAGTATATTTCTTTGTGCTGTAAACGGAGATGTCGATACCGCTTATCACTCTGGTCAGATATCTTTAAAGCTACTAGAGCAATACCAGAGTAAACAACTCAGTCCAAAAATTTATATGCTTTTTGGTGTTTTTGTCTGTGCTTGCAAAGAGCATGGTCGAAATACACTCACATTTTTACGGGAAAGTATACAGTGTGGACTAGAAGTTGGAGATATCGAATACGCTAGCTATTCAATAATGGCTGAGTGTACGCATTTATTTTTAATTGGAGAAACTCTAGATGCTGTTGAAGAAAGGCAAGGAAAATATATTGATCTACTTTTAAAACTCAAACAAAAACATTGTGTTGATTATGCCCAGATTTGGAGGCAAGTCACCTTAAACTTACTTGGACGATCCTCTCACCAATATTACCTAACTGGTATTGATTTTGATGAGACAGAAATGCTGCCGTATCTTCACAACAGCCACAATCATCAGTCACTATTTGCCATTTATGTTGCCAAAACAGCTATCCTTTATACCTTTGGTCAGTATGAACAGGCTGCAACCAATGCAGAAAAAGCCACCGAGTATATGGATGGAGCCTTTGGTCTACTGTTAGTTGTGGGACATAACTTTTACTACTCTTTGTGCTTACTTGCAACGTATTTTAGCTGCCATAATGAAACGCTACTGCCTTCGACAATTCGGAAGCAACAAGAATGTTGGCTAAATCAGGTAGTTACCAACCAAAAACTCATGCACTACTGGGCTGGCTATGCTCCTGTTAATTTTCAGCATAAGTATGACTTAGTTGAGGCAGAAACAGCGCGGGTAATAGGAGATAAACTCAAGGCGATGGAATATTACGATCGCGCCATTTCTCTTGCTCAAGAAAACGGCTACATCCAAGAAGAAGGACTAAGCAACGAACTCGCAGCCAAATTCTACCTTGACTGGGGTAAAGAAAAAGTCGCCCAAGCATATATGCAAGAAGCATACTACTGCTATGCTCGCTGGGGAGCAAAAGCCAAAACTGATGACTTACAAAAACGCTATCCTAAACTGCTCCAACCCATTCTGCAACAGCAACGAATTAACTTCAACCCCTTAGAAACTATTGCCTTGCATGGAACTTCCTCGTCACCTCACACTTCAATAGACAGTACTGGTATTTCCAATGTTCTGGATTTTACCTCTGTCCTCAAAGCCGCTCAAGCTATCTCCAGTTCTCTGGAAATAGATCAACTCATTACCAGTCTCACCCGCATTATCCTAGAAAACTCTGGCGCGAAAAAATCTGTACTAATTCTTCCTCAAGGAGATACTTGGCAAGTTAGGGCAATTACCTTTATTAATCATGGATTAAATTCTCATATTGACATCCAAACCATTCTAAATTCACAAGCACTCGATACTTGTCAAGATATTCCTGTAAATATTATCAATTACGTTAAAAATACCCAACAAACAGTTGCGATCAATAACTTGCAAACAGATATTCCTGGTGTAATTGGGGAATATATGTACCGAATAAAACCCCAAAGTGTATTATGTACACCGATTATTAATCAAGGACATTTAGTAGGGATTATTTACTTAGAAAATAAACTGACTCCAGGAGTGTTTACCAGCGATCGCCTCAGCGTTATTAATCTCCTTTCTTCTCAAGCAGCAATATCTTTAGAAAATGCTCAACTTTATCAACAAGCCGGGCAAGCATTACAAGACTTACAAAAAGCCCAATTACAAGTTGTCCAAAGTGAGAAAATGTCTGCATTGGGTAACTTAGTTGCCGGGGTAGCCCATGAAATGAATAATCCTTTGGGCTTTATTTATGCTAGTCTTCAACAGGCAAAACCTAGCCTTGCAGATATTGTTGAACATTTGAAACTCTATCAAGAAAGTTTCCCCAATCCAGGTGATGAAATTACCGATCATGCCGAAGATATTGATTTGGATTATAGCTTAGAAGACTTACCCAAGATTATTGATTCAATGGTGATGGCGTGCGATCGCCTGAAAAATATTAGCACCAGTCTCCGCACTTTCTCCCGTGCTGATAAGGATTACAAAGTACCGTTTAATATCCATGAAGGTATCGATAGTACGATTTTGATTCTTAAACATCGCCTGAAAGCTAATGAACAACGTCCAGCAATTGAAGTGATAACTGAGTATGGTAATTTACCTAAAATTAATTGTTTTCCCGGACAATTGAATCAGGTCTTTATGAATATTTTGGCAAATGCTATTGAGGCGTTAGAAGAATCGAATATGGGGCGGAGCTTGGAAGAAATAAAGACCAATCCGAACCGACTTATAATTAAAACCTCAGTAGAAAATGAAGGCGTGAAAATTACCATTGCTGATAATGCAAATGGGATGACATCTGAAGTCAAACATAAGATTTTTGATCATTTATTTACTACCAAAGGTGTGGGTAAAGGCACGGGATTAGGATTAGCGATCGCTCGTCAGATTGTTGCAGAAAAACATGGAGGAGTGATCGAGGTAGACTCTAGACCAGGTGAGGGTACTGAATTTGTAATTCAGCTACCGCTGTAGCATATACATCTGTCTGGTCTAGATAGCACTGCAAGTAATGATTCTCGTGTCTCAACCCTACCTAATAGAAGCTAAAAAATTAAACAGGCAAATCACTAGCCCTCTGGATGTTTTGTAAAATTAAATCAGGGCTATTACGTTTAATCAAGCCAGTTAGGACTTTACCAGGGCCAATTTCCATTACTCGCTCGATACCATTAGCTGGTAATTGCAAACAAATTTCTCGCCATCTTACAGAATCAGTCATTTGTTTATTCAGGCGTTCCTTTAAAATCTCGGCATCAATAGAGGGAATTGGTTCTACATTAGACAGTACTGGCACAATCGCGGGTTGAAATTCCACAGATTCTAAAATGTCTTGGAATTCCGCAGCTGCTGGTGCTATTAAATGTGAATGAAATGCTCCAGAAACTTTTAAGGGAATCGCACGCTTTGCTTTAACTTGAGTCATCACCGCTTGTACGGCCTCAGTCGTACCTGAAATTACCACCTGAGCCGAACTATTATCATTTGCTATCACCACATCAGCCGTTTGAGAAATGACTTTTTCTAACTGTTCGCGGTCAAAGTTCATCAAAGCTGCCATCATCCCATTAATGGAACTATCCATAAGTTCTGCACGACGCTTCACCAGATATAAACCGGCTGACCACTCAAAGACACCCGCTATATAAAGAGCAGTATATTCTCCCAAACTGTGACCAGCAACTAAATCTGGCTGGTGTCCTCGTTCTCGAAGCAGATCAGCAAGAATGCTTTCGACCACATAAAGACTTGGCTGAGTATACAGCGTCTGTGATAACTTCTCTTCTTGAGTTTGACAAATTTCAGTTACAGACCAGCCCAAAATATCCTCAGCTTTGGCAAACTTGTCTTTAGCGAACGGTATATCTAATAAGTCCATTCCCATTCCCAGCGTTTGGGAACCTTGTCCGGGAAACACCCATGCAGTTTTTGTCATTTGTCAATAGTCACTGGTCATTGGTCATTTGTCATTGGTCATTTGTCATTGGTCATTAACAAAGGACAAATGACTAATGACATAGACGCGCCAGCGGTGAAGCAGCGCGGTCTTGGGGGTTTCCCCTATGAGCGTGCTGAACCCGTTGGCGCAGCCTCTCGTAGAGAAGGGCTTCCCGCAGGGTGGACAAAATATTTATCTTCCCCATTGAAAAATTGCTGCGCCCCAGGTAAGACCGGCACCAAAGCCGGATGTAGCAACGATGTCATTGGGTTTAATTTTACATTGTCGTACTGCTTCATCTAAAGCTAAGGGGATGGAAGCAGCTGAGGTATTGCCATACTGGGCGAGATTACTGATAACTTTATGTTCTGGGATATTCAGGCGTTGAGCAACGGCATCGATAATCCGCTGATTGGCTTGATGCAATATCAGCCAATCTATCTGGTCAACGCTGATGTTGGCTTGAAACAAGGCTTTATCAATTATTTCTGGCACTTTTTGGACAGCAAAGCGGTAGACTTCTTTGCCGTTCATCGTAATCGGTTGGTAAGTGCCTTTGGTGATATTTATATCAGTCAGCAGTTCTTGGGAAGTACCTGCATAAGCAAGGTTGAGGTAATGGTTTTGAGTACCATCACTTTTAAGTGCAAATCCTAATAAGCGATCGCTTTTGGCAGCTTGTAATACCACTGCCCCGGCACCATCACCAAATAATACACAAGTCCGCCGATCTTCCCAATTTACCCAGCGAGAGAGGATATCTGCCCCTATTAATAATACATTTCTATAGACACCAGTTCTAATGTATTGGGCTGCTGTAACCAAACCAAACACAAAGCCGGAACAAGCAGCGGTCAAGTCAAAGGCTACTGCGTTGGTAGCTCCCAATTTAGCCTGTACTTGACAAGCACTACCAAACAAATCATCAGGGGTGGAAGTCGCCAGCAGAATCAGGTCTAGGTCTTCTGCTTTAATTCCTGAAGCGGCGATCGCCTGACTGCTGGCGGCAGTAGCGAGTACACTCAAGGACTCAGATGGGAGAGCTAATCGACGTTGACGAATCCCCGTTCTTGTAGCGATCCACTCATCTGATGTTTCAACTAGTTCGCTCAATGTCTGGTTGTGTAGGGAAGTTGCTGGTACTGCCGAGCCGCTTCCAGTAATTGCTACGCCTAAGTTTTGCACTCCTAATCTCCCAAGCTATCAGCTTTTTGTCTTTTGTCCTTTGTCCTTTGTCTTTTGTCATTTGTCAGTTGTCCTTTGTCTCTTGTCAGTTGTCCTTTACAAATGACTAATGACTAATGACTAATGACCAATGACTAATGACTAATGACCAATGACTAACCGCTCTCGCGCTCTAGGATATATTGGGACTGAATTCGTTGTATCACCTGATTGTCAACGGCTTCTTTTGCCATGCGAATTGCATTAAAAATTGAAGGTGCTTGGGAGCTACCGTGACCGATAAAACAGACTCCTGCCACGCCTAGCAGTAAAGCACCACCATGTTCTGCGTGATCCATTCGCTGCTTAATCCGCTTCAAGTTGGGTTTTAAGAGTGCTGAACCGATTTGACCGTGCAATCCTTGGGGTAATTCTTCCCGCAGAATTTGCAGAATCACTTCTCCGACAGCTTCGGCAAATTTTAATAATACATTGCCCACAAAGCCATCGCAGACAATCACATCAAAGTGACCGGAAAGTACATCACGCCCTTCAGCATTGCCAATAAAATTAATTTGGGAATTTTCCCGTAGCAGTTGGTGGGCGCGGACGGCTGCATCATTGCCTTTAGAGTCTTCTTCACCGATATTCAGCAAACCCACCTTCGGTTCAGTTGTACCCAAGACATACTGACTGTAAGCCGATCCCATAACGCCAAACTGCTCTAAAAACTTGGGACGGCAATCTACATTTGCGCCAACATCAAGTACTAGCACTGGCTTACCAGCAATAATTGTGGGAAAAACTGTCCCGATGGCTGGGCGATCGATTCCTGGCAATCGTCCTAAGCGCAGCAAAGCTGATGCCATAGCTGCCCCAGAATGACCCGCAGAAAATACGGCATCTGCCTTTTGTTGCTTGACTAAATCCATCGCCACATTGATAGAAGCCTTGCGTTTGCGTCTAACTGCATTTAAAGGCTCCTCATCCATAGCGATCGCTTCCTCAGCATTCACGATCTCTACCTGCCCTAAACTTGTTTTTGATGGCAAGGTAGCTTCTATTTGTTGGGCATCGCCAACCAAAAATATATCTACACCCAATTCTTCTCTTGCTCGCAATGCGCCAGCAACGATTTCACCGGGTGCATGATCCCCTCCCATTGCGTCAATTGCGATCCGTACACGAGTCGATCCCATTGCTCACAGCTTCTAGAAACCTTACAAATTTTACCAGATGGCTTTGCCGAAAAAGCTTAACTTTCTGACCGCCAAATTAATTCTGTTACTATTGCAACAATTTTTGCTGGCAAGCTCAAGATAGCACGAATTGTTGGGTATTGGGCATGGGGCATTGGGCATAGGGCAATTCAATTTTGGATTTTGAATTTTAGATTTTGGATTAAATTTCAATCTAAAATCCAAAATCTAAAATCTAAAATTCTTACTCCCCACTTCCCAGAATCCAATCAACTAGCGTCCGAACGCCGTAACCGGTTGCCCCTGCCCCGTTGTAGCCATTTTCTTTATCTGTCCACACTGGGCCAGCAATATCTATGTGCGCCCAAGGGGTTTGTTTAACGAATTCCTTGAGGAAAAGGGCAGCAGTAATTGCACCACCCGGACGCGGGCCTGTATTTTTCATGTCCGCAATACCAGACTTTAACCCTTCAAAATATTTTTCTTCCATTGGCATCCGCCAAATCTTTTCTCCTGAAGTTTGGGCAGCTTTTTCAAGCTGGGAGGCTACAGCATCATCAGGAGTGTACAAACCAGCAATATCGTCACCCAAGGCAATGACGTTGGCACCAGTCAGGGTGGCTAAATCAACGATCGCATCTAAGCCCAATTTGTCGGCATACACCAAGGCATCTGCGAGGGTCAAACGTCCTTCAGCGTCGGTGTTGTTCACTTCAATTGTTTTGCCGTTTGATGCTGTGAGAATGTCTCCAGGGTGCATGGCGTGACCGCTAATCATGTTTTCAGCCGCCGCCGAAATAAAGTGAACTTCAACATCTGGCTTAATTTGAGCAATTGCTTTTGCTGCCCCCAAGGTAGCAGCTGCACCCCCCATATCCATCTTCATGGTTTCGATGCCGCTACCAGCACCTTTAATGTTGAGTCCGCCGGAGTCGAAGGTTACACCTTTGCCAATAATTGCTAATTTCTTTTTGGGTGTACCTTCTGGCTTATAAGTTAGGTGAATGAATTTCGGTGGCAAATCGGAAGCTTGGGCTACTCCCAAAAATGCACCCATGCCTAACTTTTCACAGTCTTCTCGTTCCAGAATTTCTAGTTGTAAACCATAATCCTTGGCGATCGCTTGAGCAGTTTCCGCTAAAGTAATTGGTGTTACTGCGTTGGCTGGTGCTGCCACTAATTGCCGTGCCAAATTTACCCCAGAAACAATTTGATTGGCGCGGGTGATGGCAGTTTCTTGTCCACCGAAACCTAGTAAATCTACACTTTCTATTTGTGAACCTTTATCTTCTGGTTCTGATTTAAAACGAATATCTTGATAAAGTGCTAATTCCACACCTTCTGCGATCGCTTGAGCACTCGCGGCTGGATCGTTGTTCCACAATGGAAAACTAAATCCAAGAATTTTGCTTTTTTGCTTTTTTCCTACCCTGGCTACAGCCGCAGCAGCACGGCGCAGAGTATCTAGTTTTAACGCTTCTGGTTTGCCTAAACCTACTAAAATCAATTTCCGCACTGGGCTACCAGCATTTACACGGGTGAAAATAGTGCTATTGGCTTTACCTTTAAATTCTTCTTCGGCAATCAGTTCTTTTAAGACCCCAGAAAACTTTTGATCTAAAGTAGCTAGTTCTCCGGTTAACTCTACTGCATCTTCAAATAATCCAATTGCCAAACTATCGCCTGCCCACTCTAGTAAAGGCTTATCACTAGGTTGAATTGTCATTTTGGGATTTTGTGTAAATATTCCTTCTTGTACCAGTATTGCTCAAAATTCTGGTTTCATGGTGAGGGGAGTGGGCATTGGGCATGGGGGAGCAGGGGTCAGTAAGTATAAGTTAACGAATTAGTATAAATAGCACTCGTTAACGAGTCTTTGATCCTCGTCAATCCACCTCAGAACTCCATTAATGAGTCTTTGATCCTCATTAATCCACCTCAGAACTCCATTAATGAGTCTTTGATCCTCATTAATCCACCTCAGAACTCCATTAATGAGTCTTTGATCCTCATTAATCCACCTCAGAACTCCATTAATGAGTCTTTGATCCTCATTAATCCACCTCAGAACTCCATTAACGAGTTTTTGATATTCGTTAATGAAGCTATGAACTCTACTCTTTTACCTCCTGTCCCATGCCCTATGCCCTATGTCCCAATTTTATTTGTGTCAATGTCAAATTTGCTGGCGATCGCTGCTATTATTTTTTGCTCAGGTGCTGTAATCAGATTGTCAAGCTGGGCAATTTTGTAACATTGAGCCAACAAAGGTATGGCAAAATCACGATTCAGTTGATTGAGCAATACATCTATTGGCTTGGGCGATTTGATATTTTGGGCAATGGCATCTAACGAAGTAGGAGTGAGGTTTAGAGCTTTTAATTCTGGTAAAATTTCTTGCCAAGTCTTTTCTGGATGACTAGCTAGGATCATGTGAACTAAGATTTGATCCATGAGAGCTTGTTGAGCGATGGCACTTTCTAGATACTTTTCACTTTCGGCTTTTAATGTTGCCAATGTCTGTGGCGATGCCAAGGAAGTAGATTCATCCAGCTTGGTTTCGTAAAATCGACAAGCAGCATACCCCAATGAATAGATCATCGTCGCATTTGAACTAGCTCCAATCACTGCACCCGCCAAGGGCAAATTTCGCAGCAACCCTAATCCCGCAGCTTTCAACAAACGTCCTCCACCCAAAGCCAACCCAAAAATTGCCAAAATTTCACCTTTACGGGCAGAATCTTTTAAATCTAGCCCGTAGACAGATGCAATTTGATAAAGCATTTCTGACTGCAATTTTGTTGTGGCTGTTAAATCAATTGCCAACAATGCCACTGCTATTCCTGGCAAAAAACTAGTAGCTAGTCCAACTGTGGCTGCTTTAGTTGCTTTTTCCACCATGATTCGGTGAGCAAGCTGACTGGGTGATTCATTTGGATACTGTTTCTTGAGCTTGTTTACTGCCGCTTCTGCTTGTTCCAAATCAACAAGGTTAGTATCGCTAATCAGCCAATTGAGATTTAATACTCCAGATAGTTTTCTAATCAGCCAATTTTCGCTGAGGCGATTTACAACCTGACCGCTGGTTTGAGTTGTTTGCTCAATGAACTTGTGTGTTTCTTTCGCTGTCGCTTCTCCCACCCCCATTGCTGTGTCTAAAACTGCTTGGCCAGTCTCAGTAACAGTTTTAATCAAAGACTCTACTATAGACGGTTCATTTTCTATTGATGATTGAGCCGGAATTCTTACTTCAGAAGTTTTTCTGGGTGAATTAACTAATTTATTCACTTCTATTTCTTGGGGTTTATCTGCCATTGCTTGACACCATCTTGTAAAGCCTCTCTCTTTGGTTGTATCGAAGTTTGAGGGGCTTGACATCTCCCGACAAGTACAAGTTATAGATCAACAATTACTGTGACGCTTTTACCGAAAGTGACCTAACTCCCATAAAAGAATCGCGTTGAGTATGGCGTTGAAATGGTCAATCTAGATACAGGCACTGTGTTTGCGTTTATTTCTGAAGGCTCACCTGTGCGCTATGAATTACGACAATATGTACAAGGGCAACAAATGTTAATTACTCAAACAGCGTTGAAAGAAGTTACTGATATTATTCAATGGTCAGGCGGAGTATCAGAACAGGCGAAATAAAGTAGATTTCTACAAAGATTAAACATCATACCTGACAATCCTTCAACTGTAGCCCTAAACTTACAGCCAACTAGGAGTTTGGGGACAAATGATCTCATTATTCTAGGAACAGGGGATCAGTTAGGAATTGTGACAATGACAGCAGATGCTACGGTCAGAGCAGCACTTTCTCCGGGTGTAAAGTTGAATGTGTATATCCATCTGCCTCGCCCTTTAAGATAAAATTAATTATGCAAATTACTATTGCACCTTATCTTTTAAGTACCTATAAGCTGATTCAGTGTGCTTTTCCCAATGGGATAGAAACACAAGACTATTTACCACTGTTGGCATTGCTTTATGATCAAATGTCAGATCGAAACTTAGCAGAAATTGTAGTTCACTACACAGGAAGACATTATGCAGTTGTTCTCAATGATGTGTATCGTGTAGTAACAACTGATGTGCCAAAGGCTGAAACTATTGACAAGGTGAAACAGCGTTTGCTTGTTTGTGGTTATCAAGAGTGGCTTAAAGAAGCTGAAAGTTAGATGGGGGATATATAGTAAGTTAATTACCCTATCCTCTCGTCTCTAGCCCCGTTTCCATATCAACTTGACTTTCTAAAAAGTCGTTATCCTTAAGAATTTCATAGAGATTAATATCTTGCTCTAGCAAGCAAGCGTGTCCACAATTGGGCAACACTACAATTTTGTTATTTGGTAAGATGTTCCCTATCCGGTTCACTTCAGTTACAGAAGGCAAAAGGCGATCGCTAGCACCAGCAATCAACAAAACTGGTTGAGTTAAACGCCTTAACTTTTCCTCATCAACATGAAACTCTCGCAGTAAAGACAACCGCCAAAGAACAGTTTCTTCCGGGACAGAACGCATAGTTTTCAACAAATCGTGGCGATCGCTCTGAGAAATGCGTGACAAAGATGCTAAAAATGGCAATAACCCCAGTGCGCCAACATCATACAATCCTGATGGCACTAAGTAAGTTAGCTGGGATGCCCAACTTAACCAAGGGCGAAGACAAAAGGACGAAGCTGGGTTAATTAGGATAATTCGCTTAAATAAATCGGGTGCTTGGATTGCCACTTTCATTGCCAAGCAACCACCAAAGGATTCACCACACAAGTAAACTGGTCTGTGAGAGCTTTTTTCTAATTCAGCATCGATCAAGTCCAATACACTCTTAGTTAGGACATCCCAAGTGTTAAGGTCTTTCCGGGGGAGCGCCAAAGAGCGCACATCAAAGCCAGTTTCTAATCCTGCGGTTTGCGATCGCAATAGTTGACCAGTTCCATCCATTCCTGGTAAATATACCAATAACGGATACTCTGGCTGTACTCGTTTAGGAGTTAGAAAACAGGGGTTTAGCTCAACTTCTGTGATAGTCATTAGTCATTAGTCATTAGTCATTAGTCATTAGTCAATGGTATAAAACTTTTGGACTGCTGATTGTTGCTTTTACGAGCTTCGGTATTTTTGAGCAAAAACAAAAAAGTCTCGGAACAAGCTACTGAAAGTCGTGGAGACAATCCAAAATCCCAAATCGAATCGCTTTAATAGCAACCTTGACGCAGTAAATTGCTAATTTCGCCGTGACAGTGTTCCGTCAGTTCAGCCACAACAGTTCTGGCTTGTTTGCCATGATATTTTTTATGATGTTGGGGCGTAATCCAATAAGGACGACCGATTAACACTGCAACCCGACGATAAATTACCAAAGGATGCCAACCACTTTGATTAAATAAAGGTTCTGAAGGGTCGAATACACTCAAAAGCCTTAAAGGGAAGCCATTGGTGTTTACCTCTTCTAAGGAGGCGATCGCGATCGGCAAAATAGCTAAATCCTGCACATTCGCTCGTAATGCCAAATGGGCAAATCCCCGCTGAAACTCACCCACCTGGTTTGGCTGAGTAAATTTCACCATTGGTGCAGTCCCTTCTGGAAATACTCCCACCATCTGCTTGGACTGCAATAGCACCTGCGACTGCAAAAAAAAGCTTTGCAGGCGGTTTTGAGTTTCTTCCAAAGGAAAACACCCCAATTGACCGATGACAATCTCCCGCATAACTGGGACTTGTCCCATGTAGTGATGGCAAGCAAAGCGAATTGGACTCGATAATGCCGCCATTAAAATCAGTGCATCCATAAAGCTGCGATGATTGCTGACTACTAAGACGCTGGCATCCTGGGGAATACGGTCTTCGTAATAGCGGAACATTTGCGTTGAGAATGCCGCCACCAAAGCGCGAGAAATCTCTAGGGGGCTATTTCCACTCATACCTAATCAATATATTTTCCGGTAAATATGGCAATTTGTCTTAATTTTAGTTTTACATTTCTTTACTATTGTCATGACCGTCTTAAGATAGAAATATCTAATCTCCAAAAGTAACTAGATTTTCTGGGTTCTCAATTATGTATTCTTGAACACAAGAATATCTAATAGAAACTATTCAAAAAAATTATGATTAGTTAATTTCCATTTTTTAGGTAAAAATGAGTTTAATTGATGCATATTACCAAATAATTTTTCACCTAATAAATTTGCTAT harbors:
- a CDS encoding lysophospholipid acyltransferase family protein, which encodes MSGNSPLEISRALVAAFSTQMFRYYEDRIPQDASVLVVSNHRSFMDALILMAALSSPIRFACHHYMGQVPVMREIVIGQLGCFPLEETQNRLQSFFLQSQVLLQSKQMVGVFPEGTAPMVKFTQPNQVGEFQRGFAHLALRANVQDLAILPIAIASLEEVNTNGFPLRLLSVFDPSEPLFNQSGWHPLVIYRRVAVLIGRPYWITPQHHKKYHGKQARTVVAELTEHCHGEISNLLRQGCY
- a CDS encoding alpha/beta fold hydrolase — translated: MTITEVELNPCFLTPKRVQPEYPLLVYLPGMDGTGQLLRSQTAGLETGFDVRSLALPRKDLNTWDVLTKSVLDLIDAELEKSSHRPVYLCGESFGGCLAMKVAIQAPDLFKRIILINPASSFCLRPWLSWASQLTYLVPSGLYDVGALGLLPFLASLSRISQSDRHDLLKTMRSVPEETVLWRLSLLREFHVDEEKLRRLTQPVLLIAGASDRLLPSVTEVNRIGNILPNNKIVVLPNCGHACLLEQDINLYEILKDNDFLESQVDMETGLETRG
- a CDS encoding DUF1308 domain-containing protein, producing the protein MVNLDTGTVFAFISEGSPVRYELRQYVQGQQMLITQTALKEVTDIIQWSGGVSEQAK
- a CDS encoding EcsC family protein; this encodes MADKPQEIEVNKLVNSPRKTSEVRIPAQSSIENEPSIVESLIKTVTETGQAVLDTAMGVGEATAKETHKFIEQTTQTSGQVVNRLSENWLIRKLSGVLNLNWLISDTNLVDLEQAEAAVNKLKKQYPNESPSQLAHRIMVEKATKAATVGLATSFLPGIAVALLAIDLTATTKLQSEMLYQIASVYGLDLKDSARKGEILAIFGLALGGGRLLKAAGLGLLRNLPLAGAVIGASSNATMIYSLGYAACRFYETKLDESTSLASPQTLATLKAESEKYLESAIAQQALMDQILVHMILASHPEKTWQEILPELKALNLTPTSLDAIAQNIKSPKPIDVLLNQLNRDFAIPLLAQCYKIAQLDNLITAPEQKIIAAIASKFDIDTNKIGT
- a CDS encoding leucyl aminopeptidase; this encodes MTIQPSDKPLLEWAGDSLAIGLFEDAVELTGELATLDQKFSGVLKELIAEEEFKGKANSTIFTRVNAGSPVRKLILVGLGKPEALKLDTLRRAAAAVARVGKKQKSKILGFSFPLWNNDPAASAQAIAEGVELALYQDIRFKSEPEDKGSQIESVDLLGFGGQETAITRANQIVSGVNLARQLVAAPANAVTPITLAETAQAIAKDYGLQLEILEREDCEKLGMGAFLGVAQASDLPPKFIHLTYKPEGTPKKKLAIIGKGVTFDSGGLNIKGAGSGIETMKMDMGGAAATLGAAKAIAQIKPDVEVHFISAAAENMISGHAMHPGDILTASNGKTIEVNNTDAEGRLTLADALVYADKLGLDAIVDLATLTGANVIALGDDIAGLYTPDDAVASQLEKAAQTSGEKIWRMPMEEKYFEGLKSGIADMKNTGPRPGGAITAALFLKEFVKQTPWAHIDIAGPVWTDKENGYNGAGATGYGVRTLVDWILGSGE
- a CDS encoding DUF3349 domain-containing protein, yielding MQITIAPYLLSTYKLIQCAFPNGIETQDYLPLLALLYDQMSDRNLAEIVVHYTGRHYAVVLNDVYRVVTTDVPKAETIDKVKQRLLVCGYQEWLKEAES